In a genomic window of Aromatoleum aromaticum EbN1:
- a CDS encoding HpcH/HpaI aldolase/citrate lyase family protein, whose amino-acid sequence MRDATELGASLYLPATRLDLLEVVRGERLSEVRSVIFCTEDSVRLKDLPFAIENLRAPIRALTSASHQMRFIRVRNPEVMRKVLALPGIERLDGFVLPKVTRSALSEYLKLLRGTGHLIMPTLETKEVFDEREMIALRRVMDKDGVRERVLSLRIGGNDLLSIIGMRRPRGRTLYETSLGQVIARLVTTFKPSGFNLSAPVFEYLNDIETLQREVEEDLAHGLIGKTAIHPDQVPLIHACYRVHASDLEMASHILRDDAPAVFRMYDSMCEPATHRNWARNLCKSASCFGLQQGADANSLAA is encoded by the coding sequence ATGCGTGACGCGACCGAACTGGGCGCAAGCCTTTACTTGCCCGCAACCCGCCTGGATCTACTCGAGGTAGTGAGAGGAGAGCGTCTCTCCGAGGTGCGATCGGTGATCTTTTGCACCGAGGACTCGGTCAGGCTCAAAGACCTCCCTTTTGCCATCGAGAACTTGCGGGCGCCCATCCGTGCGCTCACATCTGCGTCACACCAGATGCGCTTCATTCGGGTGCGCAATCCGGAAGTGATGCGCAAGGTGCTTGCGTTGCCCGGCATCGAGAGACTGGATGGCTTCGTGCTGCCCAAGGTGACTCGCAGTGCGCTTTCCGAATATCTGAAGCTGCTGCGCGGCACTGGCCACCTGATCATGCCCACGTTGGAAACCAAAGAGGTGTTCGACGAGCGCGAGATGATCGCCTTGCGGCGGGTCATGGACAAGGACGGTGTGCGCGAACGCGTGCTCTCGCTTCGGATTGGCGGCAACGATCTGCTCTCGATCATCGGTATGCGTCGCCCTCGTGGCCGAACGCTGTATGAAACGTCCCTTGGACAGGTGATCGCACGATTGGTGACCACCTTCAAGCCGAGTGGCTTCAACCTGAGCGCGCCTGTCTTTGAGTACCTCAACGACATCGAGACGCTGCAGCGAGAAGTTGAGGAGGATCTCGCCCATGGTTTGATTGGCAAGACGGCGATTCATCCCGACCAAGTGCCGTTGATTCATGCCTGCTACCGGGTGCATGCCTCAGATCTGGAGATGGCGAGCCACATCCTCCGCGACGACGCGCCCGCTGTGTTTCGGATGTACGACTCGATGTGCGAGCCCGCCACGCACCGGAACTGGGCACGAAACCTGTGTAAGTCCGCCTCGTGTTTCGGGCTGCAGCAGGGTGCAGACGCGAACTCGCTGGCCGCATAA
- a CDS encoding cysteine protease StiP family protein — MMFCGSYRPSDVELLLKPITIDFMADLELKESLIQSGKRHYSEMLSPEKVPSERYLGLFHDAHQRNRAQLSGDCLRLAQLLYEKHGSDLALVSLARAGTPIGAVLRHLVARISGTHPAHYSISIIRDRGIDTAALGEILSRGHRPESIAFIDGWTGKGVISRELTKAITQYNRSHGTAIDPGLNVLTDLAGSAALAASSEDYLISSSILNSTISGLVSRSILNEAIQPGEYHGCVFFEEFAEHDLSQWFVDDVMAGAIEHLENGGAPRSPELSRNAQAEVSRVYMKEAMTQYGVTDENLIKPGIGEATRVLLRRFPQRVIVRDCHDRKVAHLVALAEEKAVPVETDASLPYNAVSIIRSARDA, encoded by the coding sequence CAAGCCGATCACGATCGACTTCATGGCTGACCTTGAGCTCAAGGAATCGCTGATCCAGTCCGGAAAGCGGCATTACAGTGAAATGCTCTCCCCTGAGAAAGTCCCCTCCGAGCGTTACCTTGGCCTGTTTCATGACGCCCACCAGCGCAACCGTGCGCAGTTGTCCGGGGATTGCCTGCGCCTGGCGCAACTGCTCTACGAGAAGCACGGTTCGGACTTAGCTCTGGTCTCACTGGCACGCGCCGGCACACCCATCGGCGCTGTTCTCCGGCACCTCGTTGCCCGGATCTCCGGCACGCATCCCGCGCACTACTCGATCTCGATCATTCGGGACCGAGGAATCGATACTGCCGCCCTAGGGGAGATTTTGTCGCGAGGGCATCGCCCTGAGTCAATCGCCTTCATCGACGGATGGACAGGAAAGGGGGTCATCAGCCGTGAGCTCACGAAAGCGATCACCCAATACAACCGTTCGCACGGAACCGCCATCGACCCCGGCCTCAATGTGCTGACAGATCTGGCGGGGTCGGCCGCGCTGGCGGCCTCAAGCGAGGACTACCTGATCTCGTCGAGCATTCTCAATTCGACGATCAGCGGGTTGGTGAGCCGTTCGATCCTCAACGAGGCGATCCAACCTGGGGAATACCACGGCTGCGTGTTCTTTGAAGAATTCGCCGAGCATGACCTGTCCCAATGGTTCGTCGACGACGTCATGGCCGGGGCGATTGAGCATCTTGAAAACGGTGGTGCGCCCAGGTCGCCGGAGCTAAGCAGGAATGCGCAAGCGGAAGTCTCTCGCGTCTACATGAAAGAGGCCATGACGCAGTACGGCGTTACAGATGAGAACCTCATCAAGCCGGGGATCGGTGAAGCAACGCGCGTCCTTTTGCGTCGCTTCCCGCAGCGGGTGATTGTGCGTGACTGTCACGACCGGAAGGTGGCCCATCTTGTGGCCCTTGCCGAGGAGAAGGCCGTTCCGGTCGAAACCGACGCCTCTTTGCCCTACAACGCCGTTTCGATCATCAGGAGCGCCCGTGATGCGTGA